The genomic DNA TTTTATAACATTTTTAGCATAATCTTTCATAAATTCAAATGTTGCTTCCTGCAGTTCGTGATATGGGATTTTGCCATTTGTTTCAGCAGTTTTTTCCATAACAAATTTTGTAGTAGCTTTGGCCATATACGAATAATAGTTTATTTTAGAGCATCCTGCGTTTATGGCATTCTGTACTTCCGAAAACTCCACTCCCGATGCACCGTGCATTACCACTCTGCAGCTTTTAGGCAGGGCAGCTCGGATTTCTGTTACTCTTGTAATATCTAATTTAGGAGGCTCGGCATAAATTCCGTGCATAGTACCAAAGCATACAGCAAGAGCATCGCATCCTGTTTTTTCAGCAAATTCTGCCGCCTGTTTAGGATCTGTAAAATACTTTCTGATCTCTTCATTCGTAAGAGCTTTTCCGCCATGTGAATCTTCCTCAGAAGAAGCCATGATACCAAGCTCGGCTTCTACAGTAATTCCAAGATTATGAGCAATTTTTGTAAATTCTTTTACATTTTTGAGATTTTCCTCGTAAGGGAGCTCGCTGCAGTCATACATAATAGACGGAAATCCCACTCTGATTGCTCTCATGACAAAGTTATAGTCGCTTCCGTGGTCAAGGTGGACACAAACGGGTACTTTGGCTTTTTTCGCATATGCAATCATTTCCGGTCCTGTTCTTTCAATAGGTATAAGCGAGTCATGTACCTGAG from Sebaldella termitidis ATCC 33386 includes the following:
- a CDS encoding class II fructose-bisphosphate aldolase, which produces MLVNMKEILETAEKNQYAIGCINTPNVETIRAVIGAAEELNTPVIIDHAQVHDSLIPIERTGPEMIAYAKKAKVPVCVHLDHGSDYNFVMRAIRVGFPSIMYDCSELPYEENLKNVKEFTKIAHNLGITVEAELGIMASSEEDSHGGKALTNEEIRKYFTDPKQAAEFAEKTGCDALAVCFGTMHGIYAEPPKLDITRVTEIRAALPKSCRVVMHGASGVEFSEVQNAINAGCSKINYYSYMAKATTKFVMEKTAETNGKIPYHELQEATFEFMKDYAKNVIKAFKNGK